A single region of the Bombus fervidus isolate BK054 chromosome 18, iyBomFerv1, whole genome shotgun sequence genome encodes:
- the Liprin-beta gene encoding liprin-beta 1 isoform X7 — protein MGKSEERNGNTIQAGESTFLTKTSSEASKMLEAALLQMDDIISGVCTESNNDGSAEWKDSVKEATKNLVTAIKNSPSPPSPPDTDTTKILLQWMQPLDGERLKKLENERGTLRMEVSVLSDQVDAQSNKIQELENMLREKKESLRRMEEALQKEVLSRSALETQKLELLSSLSEMKLKQASLEHENLALRSTSPVSNGEKFGRHTSQYSSLPRPPSSSKKGVVFGKVPSLVSGVHTTVPFAVKGASARCLSAPTLAEEEKTIIGDTNSQIESIQKPLIELSMEEIGDWLANLGLECYAGELRRWGATGTKLLECSQQQLEKELEIKNVLHRKKLFYAVESEKSGGAEFFGSDKMDNAAVLRWLDDIGLPQHKEAFQNGKVDGRMLHRLTTEDLLNLGVTAQLHAASLRRGIQILRELNFEFDNLERRSTNGNGAEGGNVHLWTNHRVMEWLRVVDLAEYAPNMRGSGVHGGLMMYEGRFTSELLATLLSISPGKTLLRRHLTTHFNQILGREVVQRKREIESSLGFVPLTLTARLKVPKKSQFTLKRKKSKNEADYGNLVCPLDASPPGTPSTPTSTPGSPNLNSPTF, from the exons ATGGGTAAAAGTgaagaaagaaacggaaaCACAATACAAGCAGGAGAATCAACTTTTCTTACAAAAACATCAAGTGAAGCTAGTAAGATGTTGGAAGCTGCTTTATTACAAATGGATGACATTATTTCTG GTGTATGTACAGAAAGTAACAATGATGGTAGTGCTGAATGGAAGGATTCTGTTAAAGAAGCCACAAAAAATCTTGTGACAGCAATTAAGAATTCTCCAAGTCCTCCTTCACCTCCAGATACAGATActactaaaattttattgcaatgGATGCAACCATTGGATGGG gAACGcttaaaaaaattagaaaatgaacGTGGGACATTACGTATGGAAGTATCAGTTTTGTCAGATCAGGTAGATGCACaatctaataaaattcaagaatTGGAAAATATGCTTAGAGAGAAGAAGGAGTCACTCAGAAGAATGGAAGAAGCATTACAAAAA GAAGTACTCTCAAGAAGTGCTTTGGAAACACAGAAATTAGAGCTCTTGAGTTCTTTATCAGAAATGAAGCTTAAACAAGCAAGTTTAGAGCATGAAAATCTTGCACTCCGTAGTACAAGTCCTGTATCAAAT GGAGAAAAATTTGGGAGGCATACCAGCCAATATAGTAGTCTTCCTAGGCCACCGAGTTCTTCAAAGAAAGGTGTAGTGTTCGGTAAGGTACCCAGTTTAGTTTCTGGAGTACACACAACAGTACCATTCGCCGTTAAAGGAGCCTCCGCGAGATGCCTGTCTGCGCCTACTCTAG CTGAAGAGGAGAAAACAATCATAGGAGATACAAATTCTCAAATAGAATCAATTCAGAAACCTCTGATAGAACTTTCAATGGAAGAAATTGGAGATTGGCTTGCAAATTTAGGATTAGAATGTTACGCGGGTGAATTGAGGCGATGGGGTGCTACTGGAACAAAATTGTTAGAATGCTCGCAGCAACAATTAGAAAaggaattagaaattaaaaatgttcttcataggaagaaattattttatgcgGTAGAATCAGAAAAAAGTGGTGGAGCTGAATTTTTTGGATCAGATAAg ATGGATAATGCAGCAGTTTTGCGATGGCTGGATGATATTGGGTTACCACAACATAAAGAAGCTTTTCAAAATGGTAAAGTTGATGGCAGAATGTTACACAGACTCACCACTGAAGATCTTTTGAATCTTGGAGTTACTGCACAGTTACATGCTGCAAGTCTTAGACGGGGAATTCAG attttacgAGAActaaattttgaatttgataACCTTGAAAGAAGATCTACAAATGGTAATGGAGCAGAGGGTGGTAATGTTCATCTGTGGACAAATCATCGAGTAATGGAATGGCTTAGGGTAGTTGATTTAGCAGAATATGCACCAAATATGAGAGGATCTGGAGTACATGGAGGTTTAATGATGTATGAAGGCAGATTTACTTCAGAATTACTGGCCACATTACTTAGTATTTCTCCAGGAAAAACTCTTCTTCGTAGACATTTAACTACACATTTCAATCAAATTCTTGGAAGAGAAGTTGtacaaaggaaaagagaaattgaGAGTAGCCTTGGATTCGTTCCACTTACGCTTACTGCTCGTTTAAAG GTACCCAAGAAATCTCAGTTTACTTTAAAACGCAAAAAAAGCAAGAATGAAGCAGATTATGGTAATTTGGTCTGTCCTTTGGATGCTTCACCACCAGGTACTCCATCAACTCCTACTTCGACACCAGGCAGCCCTAACTTGAATTCACCTACATTCTAA
- the Liprin-beta gene encoding liprin-beta 1 isoform X3 — protein sequence MSRSKQLDSSWTPSEEYDSSGTSNSEQGEDEFANIGFVEHQIHESGNCFCQSCPLGSAKMVNLRGSVPNLCASTNLTHIGTFPPFCSAVYNMSICSKTNNCQGNKECKGNRNNQSLELGKKRRLRNRIVHEQRTKSQSDLLLRRKDFPYCCSLQHFQAVQKWNECQAKTEERLKKLENERGTLRMEVSVLSDQVDAQSNKIQELENMLREKKESLRRMEEALQKEVLSRSALETQKLELLSSLSEMKLKQASLEHENLALRSTSPVSNGEKFGRHTSQYSSLPRPPSSSKKGVVFAEEEKTIIGDTNSQIESIQKPLIELSMEEIGDWLANLGLECYAGELRRWGATGTKLLECSQQQLEKELEIKNVLHRKKLFYAVESEKSGGAEFFGSDKMDNAAVLRWLDDIGLPQHKEAFQNGKVDGRMLHRLTTEDLLNLGVTAQLHAASLRRGIQILRELNFEFDNLERRSTNGNGAEGGNVHLWTNHRVMEWLRVVDLAEYAPNMRGSGVHGGLMMYEGRFTSELLATLLSISPGKTLLRRHLTTHFNQILGREVVQRKREIESSLGFVPLTLTARLKVPKKSQFTLKRKKSKNEADYGNLVCPLDASPPGTPSTPTSTPGSPNLNSPTF from the exons ATGTCGAGGTCAAAACAATTGGATAGCAGTTGGACTCCTTCTGAAGAATATGATTCTTCAGGAACATCAAATTCTGAACAAGGAGAAGATGAGTTTGCAAATATTGGCTTTGTTGAGCATCAAATACATGAATCTGGCAATTGTTTTTGCCAG AGTTGTCCATTAGGTAGTGCTAAAATGGTTAATCTGAGGGGAAGTGTACCAAATCTCTGTGCATCCACAAATTTAACACATATTGGGACTTTTCCACCTTTCTGTTCTGCGGTATATAATATGAG CATTTGTTCAAAAACCAATAACTGTCAAGGCAATAAAGAGTGTAAAGGAAATCGAAACAATCAATCGTTAGAATTAGGAAAGAAACGACGATTGAGGAATAGAATAGTACATGAACAAAGAACTAAATCACAATCAGATCTTCTTTTAAGAAGAAAAGACTTTCCTTATTGTTGCTCTCTACAACACTTTCAAGCTGTACAAAAATGGAACGAGTGTCAGGCAAAAACTGAG gAACGcttaaaaaaattagaaaatgaacGTGGGACATTACGTATGGAAGTATCAGTTTTGTCAGATCAGGTAGATGCACaatctaataaaattcaagaatTGGAAAATATGCTTAGAGAGAAGAAGGAGTCACTCAGAAGAATGGAAGAAGCATTACAAAAA GAAGTACTCTCAAGAAGTGCTTTGGAAACACAGAAATTAGAGCTCTTGAGTTCTTTATCAGAAATGAAGCTTAAACAAGCAAGTTTAGAGCATGAAAATCTTGCACTCCGTAGTACAAGTCCTGTATCAAAT GGAGAAAAATTTGGGAGGCATACCAGCCAATATAGTAGTCTTCCTAGGCCACCGAGTTCTTCAAAGAAAGGTGTAGTGTTCG CTGAAGAGGAGAAAACAATCATAGGAGATACAAATTCTCAAATAGAATCAATTCAGAAACCTCTGATAGAACTTTCAATGGAAGAAATTGGAGATTGGCTTGCAAATTTAGGATTAGAATGTTACGCGGGTGAATTGAGGCGATGGGGTGCTACTGGAACAAAATTGTTAGAATGCTCGCAGCAACAATTAGAAAaggaattagaaattaaaaatgttcttcataggaagaaattattttatgcgGTAGAATCAGAAAAAAGTGGTGGAGCTGAATTTTTTGGATCAGATAAg ATGGATAATGCAGCAGTTTTGCGATGGCTGGATGATATTGGGTTACCACAACATAAAGAAGCTTTTCAAAATGGTAAAGTTGATGGCAGAATGTTACACAGACTCACCACTGAAGATCTTTTGAATCTTGGAGTTACTGCACAGTTACATGCTGCAAGTCTTAGACGGGGAATTCAG attttacgAGAActaaattttgaatttgataACCTTGAAAGAAGATCTACAAATGGTAATGGAGCAGAGGGTGGTAATGTTCATCTGTGGACAAATCATCGAGTAATGGAATGGCTTAGGGTAGTTGATTTAGCAGAATATGCACCAAATATGAGAGGATCTGGAGTACATGGAGGTTTAATGATGTATGAAGGCAGATTTACTTCAGAATTACTGGCCACATTACTTAGTATTTCTCCAGGAAAAACTCTTCTTCGTAGACATTTAACTACACATTTCAATCAAATTCTTGGAAGAGAAGTTGtacaaaggaaaagagaaattgaGAGTAGCCTTGGATTCGTTCCACTTACGCTTACTGCTCGTTTAAAG GTACCCAAGAAATCTCAGTTTACTTTAAAACGCAAAAAAAGCAAGAATGAAGCAGATTATGGTAATTTGGTCTGTCCTTTGGATGCTTCACCACCAGGTACTCCATCAACTCCTACTTCGACACCAGGCAGCCCTAACTTGAATTCACCTACATTCTAA
- the Liprin-beta gene encoding liprin-beta 1 isoform X5, giving the protein MILQEHQILNKEKMSLQILALLSIKYMNLAIVFASICSKTNNCQGNKECKGNRNNQSLELGKKRRLRNRIVHEQRTKSQSDLLLRRKDFPYCCSLQHFQAVQKWNECQAKTEERLKKLENERGTLRMEVSVLSDQVDAQSNKIQELENMLREKKESLRRMEEALQKEVLSRSALETQKLELLSSLSEMKLKQASLEHENLALRSTSPVSNGEKFGRHTSQYSSLPRPPSSSKKGVVFGKVPSLVSGVHTTVPFAVKGASARCLSAPTLAEEEKTIIGDTNSQIESIQKPLIELSMEEIGDWLANLGLECYAGELRRWGATGTKLLECSQQQLEKELEIKNVLHRKKLFYAVESEKSGGAEFFGSDKMDNAAVLRWLDDIGLPQHKEAFQNGKVDGRMLHRLTTEDLLNLGVTAQLHAASLRRGIQILRELNFEFDNLERRSTNGNGAEGGNVHLWTNHRVMEWLRVVDLAEYAPNMRGSGVHGGLMMYEGRFTSELLATLLSISPGKTLLRRHLTTHFNQILGREVVQRKREIESSLGFVPLTLTARLKVPKKSQFTLKRKKSKNEADYGNLVCPLDASPPGTPSTPTSTPGSPNLNSPTF; this is encoded by the exons ATGATTCTTCAGGAACATCAAATTCTGAACAAGGAGAAGATGAGTTTGCAAATATTGGCTTTGTTGAGCATCAAATACATGAATCTGGCAATTGTTTTTGCCAG CATTTGTTCAAAAACCAATAACTGTCAAGGCAATAAAGAGTGTAAAGGAAATCGAAACAATCAATCGTTAGAATTAGGAAAGAAACGACGATTGAGGAATAGAATAGTACATGAACAAAGAACTAAATCACAATCAGATCTTCTTTTAAGAAGAAAAGACTTTCCTTATTGTTGCTCTCTACAACACTTTCAAGCTGTACAAAAATGGAACGAGTGTCAGGCAAAAACTGAG gAACGcttaaaaaaattagaaaatgaacGTGGGACATTACGTATGGAAGTATCAGTTTTGTCAGATCAGGTAGATGCACaatctaataaaattcaagaatTGGAAAATATGCTTAGAGAGAAGAAGGAGTCACTCAGAAGAATGGAAGAAGCATTACAAAAA GAAGTACTCTCAAGAAGTGCTTTGGAAACACAGAAATTAGAGCTCTTGAGTTCTTTATCAGAAATGAAGCTTAAACAAGCAAGTTTAGAGCATGAAAATCTTGCACTCCGTAGTACAAGTCCTGTATCAAAT GGAGAAAAATTTGGGAGGCATACCAGCCAATATAGTAGTCTTCCTAGGCCACCGAGTTCTTCAAAGAAAGGTGTAGTGTTCGGTAAGGTACCCAGTTTAGTTTCTGGAGTACACACAACAGTACCATTCGCCGTTAAAGGAGCCTCCGCGAGATGCCTGTCTGCGCCTACTCTAG CTGAAGAGGAGAAAACAATCATAGGAGATACAAATTCTCAAATAGAATCAATTCAGAAACCTCTGATAGAACTTTCAATGGAAGAAATTGGAGATTGGCTTGCAAATTTAGGATTAGAATGTTACGCGGGTGAATTGAGGCGATGGGGTGCTACTGGAACAAAATTGTTAGAATGCTCGCAGCAACAATTAGAAAaggaattagaaattaaaaatgttcttcataggaagaaattattttatgcgGTAGAATCAGAAAAAAGTGGTGGAGCTGAATTTTTTGGATCAGATAAg ATGGATAATGCAGCAGTTTTGCGATGGCTGGATGATATTGGGTTACCACAACATAAAGAAGCTTTTCAAAATGGTAAAGTTGATGGCAGAATGTTACACAGACTCACCACTGAAGATCTTTTGAATCTTGGAGTTACTGCACAGTTACATGCTGCAAGTCTTAGACGGGGAATTCAG attttacgAGAActaaattttgaatttgataACCTTGAAAGAAGATCTACAAATGGTAATGGAGCAGAGGGTGGTAATGTTCATCTGTGGACAAATCATCGAGTAATGGAATGGCTTAGGGTAGTTGATTTAGCAGAATATGCACCAAATATGAGAGGATCTGGAGTACATGGAGGTTTAATGATGTATGAAGGCAGATTTACTTCAGAATTACTGGCCACATTACTTAGTATTTCTCCAGGAAAAACTCTTCTTCGTAGACATTTAACTACACATTTCAATCAAATTCTTGGAAGAGAAGTTGtacaaaggaaaagagaaattgaGAGTAGCCTTGGATTCGTTCCACTTACGCTTACTGCTCGTTTAAAG GTACCCAAGAAATCTCAGTTTACTTTAAAACGCAAAAAAAGCAAGAATGAAGCAGATTATGGTAATTTGGTCTGTCCTTTGGATGCTTCACCACCAGGTACTCCATCAACTCCTACTTCGACACCAGGCAGCCCTAACTTGAATTCACCTACATTCTAA
- the Liprin-beta gene encoding liprin-beta 1 isoform X2 gives MSRSKQLDSSWTPSEEYDSSGTSNSEQGEDEFANIGFVEHQIHESGNCFCQSCPLGSAKMVNLRGSVPNLCASTNLTHIGTFPPFCSAVYNMSICSKTNNCQGNKECKGNRNNQSLELGKKRRLRNRIVHEQRTKSQSDLLLRRKDFPYCCSLQHFQAVQKWNECQAKTEERLKKLENERGTLRMEVSVLSDQVDAQSNKIQELENMLREKKESLRRMEEALQKEVLSRSALETQKLELLSSLSEMKLKQASLEHENLALRSTSPVSNGEKFGRHTSQYSSLPRPPSSSKKGVVFGKVPSLVSGVHTTVPFAVKGASARCLSAPTLAEEEKTIIGDTNSQIESIQKPLIELSMEEIGDWLANLGLECYAGELRRWGATGTKLLECSQQQLEKELEIKNVLHRKKLFYAVESEKSGGAEFFGSDKMDNAAVLRWLDDIGLPQHKEAFQNGKVDGRMLHRLTTEDLLNLGVTAQLHAASLRRGIQILRELNFEFDNLERRSTNGNGAEGGNVHLWTNHRVMEWLRVVDLAEYAPNMRGSGVHGGLMMYEGRFTSELLATLLSISPGKTLLRRHLTTHFNQILGREVVQRKREIESSLGFVPLTLTARLKVPKKSQFTLKRKKSKNEADYGNLVCPLDASPPEPGDNRQRRVIGCI, from the exons ATGTCGAGGTCAAAACAATTGGATAGCAGTTGGACTCCTTCTGAAGAATATGATTCTTCAGGAACATCAAATTCTGAACAAGGAGAAGATGAGTTTGCAAATATTGGCTTTGTTGAGCATCAAATACATGAATCTGGCAATTGTTTTTGCCAG AGTTGTCCATTAGGTAGTGCTAAAATGGTTAATCTGAGGGGAAGTGTACCAAATCTCTGTGCATCCACAAATTTAACACATATTGGGACTTTTCCACCTTTCTGTTCTGCGGTATATAATATGAG CATTTGTTCAAAAACCAATAACTGTCAAGGCAATAAAGAGTGTAAAGGAAATCGAAACAATCAATCGTTAGAATTAGGAAAGAAACGACGATTGAGGAATAGAATAGTACATGAACAAAGAACTAAATCACAATCAGATCTTCTTTTAAGAAGAAAAGACTTTCCTTATTGTTGCTCTCTACAACACTTTCAAGCTGTACAAAAATGGAACGAGTGTCAGGCAAAAACTGAG gAACGcttaaaaaaattagaaaatgaacGTGGGACATTACGTATGGAAGTATCAGTTTTGTCAGATCAGGTAGATGCACaatctaataaaattcaagaatTGGAAAATATGCTTAGAGAGAAGAAGGAGTCACTCAGAAGAATGGAAGAAGCATTACAAAAA GAAGTACTCTCAAGAAGTGCTTTGGAAACACAGAAATTAGAGCTCTTGAGTTCTTTATCAGAAATGAAGCTTAAACAAGCAAGTTTAGAGCATGAAAATCTTGCACTCCGTAGTACAAGTCCTGTATCAAAT GGAGAAAAATTTGGGAGGCATACCAGCCAATATAGTAGTCTTCCTAGGCCACCGAGTTCTTCAAAGAAAGGTGTAGTGTTCGGTAAGGTACCCAGTTTAGTTTCTGGAGTACACACAACAGTACCATTCGCCGTTAAAGGAGCCTCCGCGAGATGCCTGTCTGCGCCTACTCTAG CTGAAGAGGAGAAAACAATCATAGGAGATACAAATTCTCAAATAGAATCAATTCAGAAACCTCTGATAGAACTTTCAATGGAAGAAATTGGAGATTGGCTTGCAAATTTAGGATTAGAATGTTACGCGGGTGAATTGAGGCGATGGGGTGCTACTGGAACAAAATTGTTAGAATGCTCGCAGCAACAATTAGAAAaggaattagaaattaaaaatgttcttcataggaagaaattattttatgcgGTAGAATCAGAAAAAAGTGGTGGAGCTGAATTTTTTGGATCAGATAAg ATGGATAATGCAGCAGTTTTGCGATGGCTGGATGATATTGGGTTACCACAACATAAAGAAGCTTTTCAAAATGGTAAAGTTGATGGCAGAATGTTACACAGACTCACCACTGAAGATCTTTTGAATCTTGGAGTTACTGCACAGTTACATGCTGCAAGTCTTAGACGGGGAATTCAG attttacgAGAActaaattttgaatttgataACCTTGAAAGAAGATCTACAAATGGTAATGGAGCAGAGGGTGGTAATGTTCATCTGTGGACAAATCATCGAGTAATGGAATGGCTTAGGGTAGTTGATTTAGCAGAATATGCACCAAATATGAGAGGATCTGGAGTACATGGAGGTTTAATGATGTATGAAGGCAGATTTACTTCAGAATTACTGGCCACATTACTTAGTATTTCTCCAGGAAAAACTCTTCTTCGTAGACATTTAACTACACATTTCAATCAAATTCTTGGAAGAGAAGTTGtacaaaggaaaagagaaattgaGAGTAGCCTTGGATTCGTTCCACTTACGCTTACTGCTCGTTTAAAG GTACCCAAGAAATCTCAGTTTACTTTAAAACGCAAAAAAAGCAAGAATGAAGCAGATTATGGTAATTTGGTCTGTCCTTTGGATGCTTCACCACCAG AGCCAGGAGATAATAGACAGAGAAGAGTTATTGGTTGCATCTGA
- the Liprin-beta gene encoding liprin-beta 1 isoform X1 gives MSRSKQLDSSWTPSEEYDSSGTSNSEQGEDEFANIGFVEHQIHESGNCFCQSCPLGSAKMVNLRGSVPNLCASTNLTHIGTFPPFCSAVYNMSICSKTNNCQGNKECKGNRNNQSLELGKKRRLRNRIVHEQRTKSQSDLLLRRKDFPYCCSLQHFQAVQKWNECQAKTEERLKKLENERGTLRMEVSVLSDQVDAQSNKIQELENMLREKKESLRRMEEALQKEVLSRSALETQKLELLSSLSEMKLKQASLEHENLALRSTSPVSNGEKFGRHTSQYSSLPRPPSSSKKGVVFGKVPSLVSGVHTTVPFAVKGASARCLSAPTLAEEEKTIIGDTNSQIESIQKPLIELSMEEIGDWLANLGLECYAGELRRWGATGTKLLECSQQQLEKELEIKNVLHRKKLFYAVESEKSGGAEFFGSDKMDNAAVLRWLDDIGLPQHKEAFQNGKVDGRMLHRLTTEDLLNLGVTAQLHAASLRRGIQILRELNFEFDNLERRSTNGNGAEGGNVHLWTNHRVMEWLRVVDLAEYAPNMRGSGVHGGLMMYEGRFTSELLATLLSISPGKTLLRRHLTTHFNQILGREVVQRKREIESSLGFVPLTLTARLKVPKKSQFTLKRKKSKNEADYGNLVCPLDASPPGTPSTPTSTPGSPNLNSPTF, from the exons ATGTCGAGGTCAAAACAATTGGATAGCAGTTGGACTCCTTCTGAAGAATATGATTCTTCAGGAACATCAAATTCTGAACAAGGAGAAGATGAGTTTGCAAATATTGGCTTTGTTGAGCATCAAATACATGAATCTGGCAATTGTTTTTGCCAG AGTTGTCCATTAGGTAGTGCTAAAATGGTTAATCTGAGGGGAAGTGTACCAAATCTCTGTGCATCCACAAATTTAACACATATTGGGACTTTTCCACCTTTCTGTTCTGCGGTATATAATATGAG CATTTGTTCAAAAACCAATAACTGTCAAGGCAATAAAGAGTGTAAAGGAAATCGAAACAATCAATCGTTAGAATTAGGAAAGAAACGACGATTGAGGAATAGAATAGTACATGAACAAAGAACTAAATCACAATCAGATCTTCTTTTAAGAAGAAAAGACTTTCCTTATTGTTGCTCTCTACAACACTTTCAAGCTGTACAAAAATGGAACGAGTGTCAGGCAAAAACTGAG gAACGcttaaaaaaattagaaaatgaacGTGGGACATTACGTATGGAAGTATCAGTTTTGTCAGATCAGGTAGATGCACaatctaataaaattcaagaatTGGAAAATATGCTTAGAGAGAAGAAGGAGTCACTCAGAAGAATGGAAGAAGCATTACAAAAA GAAGTACTCTCAAGAAGTGCTTTGGAAACACAGAAATTAGAGCTCTTGAGTTCTTTATCAGAAATGAAGCTTAAACAAGCAAGTTTAGAGCATGAAAATCTTGCACTCCGTAGTACAAGTCCTGTATCAAAT GGAGAAAAATTTGGGAGGCATACCAGCCAATATAGTAGTCTTCCTAGGCCACCGAGTTCTTCAAAGAAAGGTGTAGTGTTCGGTAAGGTACCCAGTTTAGTTTCTGGAGTACACACAACAGTACCATTCGCCGTTAAAGGAGCCTCCGCGAGATGCCTGTCTGCGCCTACTCTAG CTGAAGAGGAGAAAACAATCATAGGAGATACAAATTCTCAAATAGAATCAATTCAGAAACCTCTGATAGAACTTTCAATGGAAGAAATTGGAGATTGGCTTGCAAATTTAGGATTAGAATGTTACGCGGGTGAATTGAGGCGATGGGGTGCTACTGGAACAAAATTGTTAGAATGCTCGCAGCAACAATTAGAAAaggaattagaaattaaaaatgttcttcataggaagaaattattttatgcgGTAGAATCAGAAAAAAGTGGTGGAGCTGAATTTTTTGGATCAGATAAg ATGGATAATGCAGCAGTTTTGCGATGGCTGGATGATATTGGGTTACCACAACATAAAGAAGCTTTTCAAAATGGTAAAGTTGATGGCAGAATGTTACACAGACTCACCACTGAAGATCTTTTGAATCTTGGAGTTACTGCACAGTTACATGCTGCAAGTCTTAGACGGGGAATTCAG attttacgAGAActaaattttgaatttgataACCTTGAAAGAAGATCTACAAATGGTAATGGAGCAGAGGGTGGTAATGTTCATCTGTGGACAAATCATCGAGTAATGGAATGGCTTAGGGTAGTTGATTTAGCAGAATATGCACCAAATATGAGAGGATCTGGAGTACATGGAGGTTTAATGATGTATGAAGGCAGATTTACTTCAGAATTACTGGCCACATTACTTAGTATTTCTCCAGGAAAAACTCTTCTTCGTAGACATTTAACTACACATTTCAATCAAATTCTTGGAAGAGAAGTTGtacaaaggaaaagagaaattgaGAGTAGCCTTGGATTCGTTCCACTTACGCTTACTGCTCGTTTAAAG GTACCCAAGAAATCTCAGTTTACTTTAAAACGCAAAAAAAGCAAGAATGAAGCAGATTATGGTAATTTGGTCTGTCCTTTGGATGCTTCACCACCAGGTACTCCATCAACTCCTACTTCGACACCAGGCAGCCCTAACTTGAATTCACCTACATTCTAA